A genomic window from Vagococcus entomophilus includes:
- a CDS encoding shikimate kinase — protein MTTIFLIGFMGAGKTTVGKLLAHSTQKRHLDLDVEIEKKVGQPISQIFSEQGELSFRKIEHESLKKSMDQNAIVSTGGGIVLSASNRALLQEFSSEVIYLKTDPTVFIERLKRDTKNVRPLVTDKSVEEISAIYLPREVLYESCANFTVNTSLYSPKEVVREILAYLNKKEQML, from the coding sequence ATGACCACGATTTTTTTAATTGGCTTTATGGGAGCTGGTAAAACAACGGTGGGAAAGTTGCTTGCTCACTCTACTCAAAAGAGACATCTTGATTTAGATGTAGAAATTGAGAAAAAAGTTGGGCAGCCCATTTCGCAAATATTTTCTGAGCAGGGAGAGCTAAGTTTTCGTAAGATTGAACATGAATCGTTAAAAAAAAGTATGGATCAAAATGCAATTGTATCGACTGGCGGTGGAATTGTACTTAGCGCTTCTAATCGTGCGTTACTTCAAGAGTTTTCCTCGGAGGTTATTTACCTAAAGACGGACCCCACTGTTTTTATTGAGCGGTTAAAGCGGGATACAAAAAATGTTAGACCGCTCGTTACAGATAAAAGCGTGGAAGAGATAAGTGCCATCTATTTACCTCGTGAGGTACTATACGAGTCTTGTGCCAATTTCACTGTCAATACGAGTCTTTATTCACCAAAAGAGGTAGTAAGAGAGATTCTTGCTTATTTGAATAAAAAGGAGCAAATGCTATGA
- a CDS encoding DegV family protein: MKLAVVTDSTAFLSDEVKQKENLFVISIPVILDGQIYQEGIDIKANDYYSLLKSSKKFPTTSQPALGEMLDLYQSIANQGYDTIISIHLSSGISGFVNNLQSIASSVEGVTIYSFDSLITSSPMGHMVAVALEMGEEGRSIEEILQRLTEIKEHSSAYLIVNDLNNLVRGGRLTNGAALIGSLLKIKPILTFTDGKIVVFEKIRSSKKAFSRVEKLIGEQIKKSPYPLKFFVIHGNDLETAEKEKEALQKKYPEIDVQISYFGPVIGTHLGEKAIGIGWSPQ; the protein is encoded by the coding sequence ATGAAATTAGCTGTTGTAACAGATAGTACGGCTTTTCTATCTGATGAGGTCAAACAAAAAGAAAATCTTTTTGTTATTTCAATTCCTGTGATTTTGGATGGGCAAATTTATCAGGAAGGTATCGATATAAAAGCTAACGATTATTATTCTTTGCTTAAAAGTAGCAAAAAATTCCCAACAACTTCTCAACCAGCGCTAGGTGAAATGCTTGATTTATATCAAAGTATTGCCAATCAAGGGTACGATACGATTATTAGCATTCATCTTTCTTCTGGAATTTCTGGTTTTGTCAATAATTTGCAGTCCATTGCTTCTTCAGTCGAGGGGGTAACTATTTATTCGTTTGATTCTCTTATTACAAGTAGTCCAATGGGACATATGGTTGCTGTTGCACTGGAAATGGGAGAAGAGGGACGTTCAATTGAAGAGATTCTTCAGCGATTGACAGAGATTAAAGAGCATTCAAGCGCCTACTTAATTGTGAACGATTTAAATAATTTGGTTCGTGGTGGACGTTTGACCAATGGTGCTGCATTGATTGGAAGTTTGTTGAAGATTAAACCCATCTTAACTTTTACGGATGGGAAGATTGTTGTTTTTGAAAAAATTCGTTCCTCTAAAAAAGCTTTTTCACGTGTTGAAAAACTGATTGGAGAACAGATAAAGAAAAGTCCTTATCCACTTAAGTTCTTTGTGATACATGGCAATGATTTAGAAACAGCAGAAAAAGAAAAAGAAGCACTTCAAAAAAAATATCCGGAAATTGATGTTCAAATTAGTTATTTCGGCCCGGTAATCGGCACTCATTTAGGTGAAAAAGCCATTGGTATTGGTTGGTCACCGCAGTAA
- a CDS encoding LCP family protein, producing the protein MSRMDRYNQPSVQENQQSMERRQQQSEHHHPPKKKRKKRHLFRNILLLLFLLLLVFGGYSYASYKKGLESAKNDKSIPQIKVDEFNGEASSDGSVNILLLGSDSRGADQGRSDTIMVAHYSKNSKTPKLISFMRDTYVNIPGVGYNKINAAYSYGGPDLVRKTLKNMFGISIQYYAIVNFESFPKVIDTLLPSGVKINAEKDLDLDQVFIKKGWQSMTGKQALQYARFRHDEEGDFGRVRRQQQVMTAIMKQAVSPKSLFTFAEAVGKVQGYTTTDIPNSFYLSVAKDFVIGSVNPLEKMTVPVDDSWSYENYTSVGSVLSIDELKNKLAVQKFVND; encoded by the coding sequence ATGTCAAGAATGGATCGATACAATCAACCGTCTGTTCAAGAGAATCAACAATCAATGGAACGACGACAACAACAAAGTGAACATCATCATCCGCCGAAAAAGAAAAGAAAAAAAAGACATTTGTTTCGAAATATTTTACTGCTTCTTTTCCTTTTATTACTAGTTTTTGGTGGATATAGTTATGCTTCATATAAAAAGGGCTTGGAAAGCGCAAAAAACGATAAAAGTATTCCTCAGATAAAAGTGGACGAATTTAATGGAGAAGCCTCTAGTGATGGCTCCGTTAATATCCTTTTATTAGGAAGTGATTCTAGAGGGGCTGATCAAGGACGATCAGATACAATTATGGTGGCACACTATAGTAAAAATAGTAAAACCCCAAAATTAATTTCTTTCATGCGGGATACTTATGTTAATATTCCAGGAGTTGGCTATAATAAAATAAATGCAGCTTATTCTTACGGGGGACCGGATCTAGTTCGAAAAACATTAAAAAACATGTTCGGGATTTCGATACAATATTATGCGATTGTTAACTTTGAATCATTTCCTAAAGTTATTGACACCTTGTTGCCTAGTGGTGTAAAAATCAACGCTGAAAAAGATTTAGACTTGGATCAAGTTTTTATCAAAAAAGGCTGGCAATCTATGACTGGAAAACAGGCACTTCAATATGCTCGGTTCCGACATGATGAAGAAGGAGACTTTGGCCGTGTTCGACGGCAACAGCAAGTAATGACCGCGATTATGAAACAAGCGGTTTCACCCAAAAGCTTATTCACTTTTGCAGAAGCAGTCGGGAAAGTTCAAGGGTATACAACTACAGATATTCCCAATAGCTTTTATCTATCTGTCGCCAAAGATTTTGTCATTGGAAGTGTAAATCCTTTAGAAAAAATGACGGTTCCGGTTGACGATTCCTGGTCCTACGAAAATTATACATCGGTGGGTAGTGTATTATCTATTGATGAGCTGAAAAATAAATTAGCCGTACAAAAATTTGTAAATGATTAA
- a CDS encoding MerR family transcriptional regulator, which produces MHPSKLELLKGNKIIIGISEVSKITGISTRQLRYWEKKGYIHSVDRSKRFREFSLDTVIKIEHMKDLLEEGFTLVAAYEKVDKKMKLFKKMKHLFINNYEGIIELEDGKAAIDFGYFNANEEEHLYFIFDESTDKSYFQAGNINNKK; this is translated from the coding sequence ATGCACCCTTCAAAGCTAGAACTATTAAAAGGAAACAAAATTATTATTGGGATTAGCGAAGTGAGCAAAATTACTGGTATTTCTACTCGTCAGCTTCGTTATTGGGAAAAAAAAGGCTATATTCACTCTGTGGATAGAAGTAAACGCTTTAGGGAGTTTAGTCTTGACACTGTAATTAAAATTGAACATATGAAAGACCTATTGGAAGAAGGGTTTACTCTTGTTGCCGCCTATGAGAAAGTCGACAAAAAAATGAAGTTGTTCAAAAAAATGAAGCATCTTTTTATCAATAACTACGAAGGTATTATTGAACTCGAAGACGGAAAAGCTGCTATAGACTTTGGTTATTTCAATGCTAATGAAGAAGAACATCTGTACTTTATATTTGATGAAAGTACAGATAAAAGCTATTTTCAAGCAGGAAACATTAACAATAAAAAATAA
- the aroF gene encoding 3-deoxy-7-phosphoheptulonate synthase, whose amino-acid sequence MIIKMTETATEEMIENVVSKVKEAGLESSISNGEHVVVGLIGNQKAMEKINWSELPGVQETQEIKKSYKLTSREFHPENTVIEIGNLKIGDGSMTMMAGPCSIEGLEQIMECARIAKEGGATVLRGGAFKPRTSPYAFQGLEEEGLKYIREAADAYDMKVITEVMDEANLELVAKYSDILQIGARNMQNFKLLQAVGKTGMPVALKRGISGTIDEWLNAAEYIVTQGNFNVMFVERGIRTYETATRNTLDLSAVPVMKTLTHFPIIVDPSHGVGIREIVPPMAVAGVASGADGLIVEIHPEPEKAWSDGAQSLDEALYANMMKKVHIMEKAMKEINQVD is encoded by the coding sequence ATGATTATTAAAATGACAGAAACAGCAACCGAAGAAATGATTGAAAATGTGGTTTCAAAAGTAAAAGAAGCAGGGTTAGAAAGTTCAATTAGTAACGGGGAGCACGTGGTCGTTGGGCTGATTGGCAATCAAAAAGCAATGGAAAAAATCAATTGGTCAGAGCTACCAGGCGTGCAAGAAACTCAAGAAATTAAAAAATCTTACAAATTAACAAGCCGCGAATTCCATCCAGAAAATACAGTCATAGAGATTGGAAATTTGAAGATTGGAGATGGAAGTATGACGATGATGGCTGGCCCTTGTTCAATTGAAGGGTTAGAACAAATTATGGAATGTGCCAGAATCGCTAAAGAAGGTGGAGCGACTGTGCTTCGTGGTGGAGCATTTAAGCCAAGAACTTCCCCTTATGCTTTCCAAGGATTAGAAGAAGAAGGCTTGAAGTACATTCGCGAAGCTGCGGATGCTTACGATATGAAAGTTATCACAGAGGTAATGGATGAAGCAAACTTAGAATTAGTAGCGAAATACTCAGATATTCTTCAAATTGGCGCACGTAATATGCAGAATTTTAAATTGTTACAAGCGGTTGGAAAAACGGGCATGCCTGTTGCGTTAAAACGTGGAATTTCAGGGACGATTGATGAGTGGTTAAATGCAGCAGAGTACATTGTAACGCAAGGGAATTTCAACGTGATGTTTGTAGAACGAGGCATTCGTACTTATGAAACAGCCACACGTAACACACTGGATTTAAGTGCGGTACCTGTGATGAAAACTCTAACTCATTTTCCTATTATTGTAGATCCGAGCCATGGTGTTGGCATTCGTGAGATTGTTCCCCCGATGGCAGTTGCTGGTGTAGCAAGTGGGGCAGATGGGCTAATTGTTGAAATTCATCCTGAGCCAGAAAAAGCATGGTCAGATGGTGCTCAATCTTTGGATGAAGCGTTGTATGCAAATATGATGAAAAAAGTTCATATTATGGAAAAAGCAATGAAAGAAATCAACCAAGTTGACTAA
- a CDS encoding prephenate dehydrogenase, which translates to MKKVTIVVGLGLIGGSIARAIKEGHPESTIIGVDLNEASGKQALKLGIIDLFEKELNAVAPKADVVIFATPVQQTTRLMNNLEPSKLKSSLVVTDTGSTKKEIMQQSKSLAAQGITFIGGHPMAGSHKSGVLASDARLFENAYYLLTPNPASNKHVQFLKELLIKTNAKFLVVTPDEHDQMTGMLSHLPHIIAAGLVNQTDAFIKKYPMASRLAAGGFRDITRIASSDPAMWTDILLTNRAVLIEELENWQTQMAKISSWLGEGEGNREEIFDFFAQAKETRDHLPIHKEGAIPAFFDLFIDIPDYSGVVANVTALLADKNISLINLKILETREDINGILQVTFKSKQDLEQAKRCIQAGSDYVCYEK; encoded by the coding sequence ATGAAAAAAGTGACTATTGTGGTCGGTCTAGGACTAATTGGAGGTTCTATTGCGCGTGCCATCAAAGAAGGTCACCCCGAGTCAACTATTATTGGGGTAGATCTTAATGAAGCAAGCGGCAAGCAAGCTCTTAAACTCGGAATAATTGATTTATTTGAAAAAGAACTAAATGCAGTTGCACCAAAAGCAGATGTTGTGATTTTTGCTACACCAGTTCAACAAACTACTCGGCTCATGAATAATTTGGAACCAAGTAAGCTGAAGTCTTCCTTGGTGGTGACTGATACTGGAAGCACCAAGAAAGAAATTATGCAGCAGTCTAAATCTTTAGCAGCGCAAGGCATTACTTTTATCGGAGGGCATCCAATGGCAGGTTCTCATAAATCTGGTGTTTTGGCCTCAGATGCTCGTTTGTTTGAAAATGCTTATTACTTGCTAACGCCAAATCCAGCATCAAACAAGCACGTTCAATTTTTAAAAGAATTACTGATAAAAACAAATGCCAAATTTTTAGTGGTCACACCGGATGAGCATGATCAAATGACAGGGATGTTGAGCCATTTGCCCCACATTATCGCAGCTGGGTTAGTCAATCAAACCGACGCGTTTATTAAAAAATACCCAATGGCAAGTCGACTGGCTGCGGGGGGCTTTCGTGACATTACTCGCATCGCTTCCTCAGACCCTGCGATGTGGACCGATATTTTACTAACGAATCGAGCCGTTTTAATTGAAGAGTTGGAAAACTGGCAAACACAAATGGCAAAGATCAGTAGTTGGTTAGGAGAGGGAGAGGGGAATCGGGAGGAGATTTTTGATTTTTTTGCTCAAGCAAAAGAAACAAGAGATCATTTGCCCATTCATAAAGAAGGAGCTATCCCAGCATTTTTTGATTTATTCATTGATATTCCTGACTATTCGGGAGTAGTTGCTAATGTAACGGCACTATTGGCTGATAAAAATATCTCATTAATTAATCTTAAGATACTAGAAACGAGAGAAGATATTAATGGGATTTTACAAGTTACGTTTAAAAGTAAACAGGATTTAGAACAGGCAAAAAGATGCATTCAAGCGGGTAGCGATTATGTATGCTATGAAAAATAA
- the aroA gene encoding 3-phosphoshikimate 1-carboxyvinyltransferase: MKLLTNQKNLSGSLEVPGDKSISHRSIMFGSIAQGTTTIHKFLRADDCMSTLALFRSLGVQIEDDGQVITVHGKGFSKLHAPKEPLNVGNSGTTIRLAMGILAGSLFETTLFGDASIAKRPMNRVMLPLEKMGVTCKGIKGSEFPPITIQGTSHLQPIKYEMPVASAQVKSAILFAGLQTKGETVLIEKEQTRNHTEEMIRQFGGSIETSGKKIKIKGKQQLKGQEVIVPGDISSAAFFLVAGLIVPGSHIVLENVGLNPTRTGIIEVIEQMGGKIFVQETDKENQLGTIRVETSELKGIEIGGALIPRLIDELPIIALLATQATGETIIRDAQELKVKETNRIDAVAKELGTLGASIEPTDDGLIIQGKTALHGGQVTSYGDHRIGMMLQIAALIVTQGTVELEKAEAVSVSYPEFFKDLAKLGVK, from the coding sequence ATGAAATTACTAACCAATCAAAAAAATTTAAGTGGAAGTCTGGAAGTGCCAGGCGATAAATCAATTTCTCACCGTAGTATCATGTTTGGCTCAATTGCTCAAGGAACTACAACGATTCATAAGTTTTTACGTGCAGATGATTGTATGAGTACATTGGCTTTATTTCGTTCGCTTGGTGTTCAAATTGAGGATGATGGACAAGTGATAACGGTACATGGTAAGGGATTTTCAAAGCTTCATGCCCCCAAAGAACCGCTTAATGTTGGAAATTCAGGCACAACGATACGTTTGGCAATGGGGATACTAGCAGGTAGTTTATTTGAAACGACTCTTTTCGGAGATGCATCGATTGCCAAGCGACCTATGAACAGGGTTATGTTGCCCTTAGAAAAAATGGGGGTAACTTGTAAGGGAATAAAGGGCAGTGAATTCCCCCCAATTACGATTCAAGGGACTTCTCACTTACAGCCCATTAAGTATGAGATGCCAGTTGCAAGTGCTCAAGTAAAATCTGCCATCTTGTTTGCTGGCTTGCAAACAAAGGGAGAAACCGTTTTAATCGAAAAAGAACAAACTAGGAATCATACGGAAGAGATGATTCGTCAGTTCGGAGGCTCAATTGAGACATCGGGTAAAAAGATTAAGATAAAAGGCAAGCAACAGCTAAAAGGGCAAGAAGTGATTGTTCCTGGAGATATATCTTCTGCAGCCTTTTTCTTGGTAGCAGGTTTAATTGTACCAGGGAGTCATATTGTGTTAGAAAATGTTGGCTTAAATCCAACTCGTACAGGAATTATTGAGGTGATTGAACAAATGGGTGGGAAGATTTTTGTTCAGGAAACAGATAAAGAAAATCAACTCGGTACAATACGGGTGGAAACAAGTGAGTTGAAGGGGATTGAGATTGGTGGTGCATTGATTCCACGCTTAATTGATGAATTGCCAATTATTGCGCTTCTCGCTACACAGGCTACTGGCGAAACGATTATTCGTGATGCTCAAGAGTTAAAAGTAAAAGAAACGAATCGAATTGATGCAGTTGCAAAAGAGTTGGGAACGTTGGGCGCTTCGATTGAACCCACAGATGACGGTCTGATTATCCAAGGTAAAACGGCACTTCATGGGGGACAAGTCACGAGCTACGGGGATCATCGCATCGGGATGATGCTTCAAATTGCTGCTTTGATTGTCACACAAGGAACGGTAGAATTAGAAAAAGCTGAGGCCGTTTCGGTTTCATATCCGGAATTCTTTAAGGACCTAGCGAAACTAGGTGTAAAGTAA
- the aroB gene encoding 3-dehydroquinate synthase codes for MKIQLTLPHHAYQLWIETGALSQVGTWVKSLWTPQQIVVITDDTVNDLYGDQVVQAIEKAGFKVSLYAIPAGEQSKSLASAEKIYQFMAEQGMTRKDGVIALGGGVVGDLAGFIASTYMRGIHFLQIPTTLLAQVDSSVGGKTAVNTATAKNLVGTFAQPDGVLIDSNTLQTLEPRRVREGIAEIVKYAAIKSTDLWQLLDSFLDEADLLAHATEVIAACCTIKKEVVQQDELDTGERLQLNFGHTIGHALEQNAGYGVVTHGEGVAIGMVQISQIAEQKQEMPQGTTQLLKEMLEKFHLPTDYADWNEATLFEALSHDKKTNGGSIRIILLEKIGQAKLKKMPIEEMKDYLKK; via the coding sequence ATGAAAATTCAGTTAACATTACCTCATCATGCCTATCAATTATGGATTGAAACTGGAGCATTGTCTCAAGTAGGTACATGGGTTAAAAGCTTATGGACGCCACAACAAATTGTGGTGATTACGGATGATACAGTCAATGATTTGTATGGGGATCAAGTGGTTCAAGCAATTGAAAAAGCTGGCTTTAAAGTAAGTTTATATGCTATTCCCGCTGGCGAACAAAGTAAAAGCTTAGCCTCTGCTGAGAAAATCTATCAATTCATGGCAGAACAAGGAATGACAAGAAAAGATGGCGTAATCGCGCTTGGTGGCGGTGTGGTTGGGGACTTAGCTGGATTTATTGCCTCTACTTACATGAGAGGAATTCATTTTCTACAAATTCCAACTACTCTACTGGCACAGGTAGATAGTAGTGTTGGCGGAAAGACGGCTGTAAATACAGCAACCGCTAAAAATTTAGTTGGGACATTTGCTCAGCCAGATGGAGTTTTAATCGATTCGAATACGCTTCAAACCTTGGAACCAAGAAGAGTTCGTGAAGGCATTGCAGAGATTGTTAAGTACGCGGCGATTAAGAGTACGGATCTGTGGCAACTATTAGATTCTTTTCTTGATGAAGCAGATTTGTTGGCACATGCAACAGAGGTGATTGCTGCTTGTTGCACAATCAAAAAAGAAGTGGTTCAACAAGATGAATTAGATACAGGAGAACGACTGCAACTAAATTTTGGGCATACGATTGGTCATGCACTTGAGCAAAATGCGGGTTACGGTGTGGTTACACACGGAGAAGGAGTCGCAATCGGAATGGTTCAAATTAGTCAGATTGCTGAACAAAAACAAGAAATGCCACAAGGAACGACACAGCTACTAAAAGAAATGTTGGAAAAATTCCATTTACCAACTGATTATGCAGATTGGAATGAGGCAACACTTTTTGAAGCACTTTCTCATGATAAAAAGACCAATGGTGGCAGCATTCGTATTATTTTGCTAGAAAAAATTGGTCAAGCAAAACTTAAAAAAATGCCAATTGAAGAAATGAAAGACTATCTAAAAAAATAA
- the pheA gene encoding prephenate dehydratase translates to MKVGYLGPVGSFTHAAMTQFFLTGNEAIQEVACATIPACLRALETKNVDISIVPIENSVEGTVNTTLDFMYHESTQHVLAEVILPIEQNFMVHPDQKETWGNVTKIFSHPQAIAQSQHFLTEDFPTIETYPTSSTSAAAKYVKEHPEQALGAIGPKSAALEYGLSVVKQGVQDLTNNATRFWLIGEIAKLPPIAPRFALEKLSLTVTMPKNTPGALHQVLSVFSWRNINLTKLESRPLKTKLGEYFFLIEAPLEQPKELLENAMQELTLLGAQVKSYGYYPVYSLKPLQ, encoded by the coding sequence ATGAAGGTTGGCTATCTTGGTCCAGTCGGATCTTTTACACATGCAGCAATGACTCAGTTTTTTTTGACAGGTAATGAAGCGATACAAGAGGTGGCATGTGCGACTATCCCTGCTTGTTTGCGAGCTTTGGAAACAAAAAACGTAGACATTTCGATTGTTCCAATCGAAAATTCTGTTGAAGGAACGGTAAATACAACCCTTGATTTTATGTATCACGAATCGACGCAACATGTCTTAGCGGAAGTGATTTTACCAATTGAGCAGAATTTTATGGTGCATCCAGATCAAAAAGAAACTTGGGGAAATGTGACAAAAATTTTCTCACATCCCCAAGCAATTGCTCAATCACAACATTTTTTAACTGAAGATTTTCCCACGATTGAAACGTATCCAACCAGTTCAACGTCAGCAGCAGCAAAATATGTAAAGGAACATCCCGAACAAGCCCTTGGAGCAATCGGGCCCAAGAGTGCTGCTTTAGAATATGGTCTTTCAGTGGTCAAGCAAGGGGTTCAAGACCTTACCAACAATGCGACGCGTTTTTGGTTGATAGGAGAAATCGCAAAACTTCCACCTATCGCACCGCGTTTTGCACTGGAAAAGTTATCTTTAACGGTTACTATGCCAAAGAATACGCCAGGAGCATTACATCAAGTTTTATCGGTTTTCAGCTGGAGAAATATTAACTTGACGAAGCTTGAGTCGCGACCGCTAAAAACAAAGCTCGGGGAGTATTTCTTTTTAATTGAAGCTCCCCTTGAACAACCAAAGGAATTACTTGAAAATGCAATGCAAGAATTGACGTTACTTGGAGCGCAAGTTAAATCTTACGGTTATTATCCAGTTTACTCTTTAAAACCTTTACAATAA
- the aroC gene encoding chorismate synthase, protein MRYFTAGESHGPELTAIIEGVPAGLPLLAADIDDELARRQQGYGRGGRMLIEKDRVRFTSGVRHGKTLGSPITMLVENKDWKNWQTVMGAEPVEEKQKKMRRVSKPRPGHADLVGGIKYQFSDLRNVLERSSARETTMRVAIGALCKNLLKELEIEVAGHVLEIGGVRGTVTDDLSFTSIKERAEQSEVRCVDSSVETQMKQVIDQAKKDGDTVGGVVEVLVNNVPIGLGSYTQWDQKLDAKIARAITSINAFKGVEFGVGFEAARLPGSKVMDEIVWSKETGYKRSSNHLGGFEGGMTNGMPIMVRGVMKPIPTLYKPLKSVDIDSKDVYKASVERSDSCAVPAASVVAEAVVATEIAVAILDKFDADAFDRLKAEVGRYRTYTQEF, encoded by the coding sequence ATGCGTTACTTTACTGCAGGAGAATCACACGGGCCAGAGTTGACAGCAATTATTGAAGGAGTTCCGGCAGGGCTTCCCTTACTTGCAGCAGACATTGATGATGAATTGGCCCGTCGGCAACAAGGATATGGGCGCGGTGGGAGGATGCTGATCGAAAAAGATCGCGTTCGCTTTACATCTGGCGTTAGGCACGGGAAAACACTAGGATCTCCGATTACAATGCTTGTAGAAAATAAAGACTGGAAAAATTGGCAAACCGTAATGGGAGCAGAACCTGTCGAAGAAAAGCAAAAAAAAATGCGGAGAGTCTCTAAACCACGTCCAGGTCATGCAGATTTGGTAGGGGGAATTAAATACCAGTTTAGTGATTTAAGAAATGTTTTAGAACGTTCATCTGCTCGTGAAACAACGATGCGTGTGGCAATCGGTGCTTTGTGTAAAAATCTTCTAAAAGAGTTGGAAATAGAAGTGGCAGGTCATGTCTTGGAGATTGGTGGCGTTCGTGGGACGGTGACAGATGATCTGTCTTTTACAAGTATTAAAGAACGTGCAGAACAATCAGAAGTTAGATGTGTCGATTCTTCGGTTGAAACACAAATGAAACAAGTCATTGATCAAGCAAAAAAAGATGGAGATACTGTTGGAGGAGTAGTGGAAGTCCTGGTCAACAATGTGCCAATTGGCTTAGGCTCTTATACACAATGGGATCAAAAATTAGATGCGAAAATTGCCCGAGCAATCACGAGTATCAATGCATTTAAAGGGGTAGAATTTGGAGTTGGATTTGAAGCTGCGCGTTTACCAGGAAGCAAAGTAATGGATGAGATTGTTTGGAGTAAAGAAACTGGATATAAAAGAAGTAGCAATCATTTAGGCGGATTTGAAGGAGGCATGACTAACGGGATGCCAATTATGGTACGTGGTGTCATGAAGCCAATTCCAACACTATACAAACCACTTAAAAGTGTGGACATTGATAGCAAAGATGTATATAAAGCGAGTGTTGAGCGATCAGATAGTTGTGCGGTGCCCGCTGCAAGTGTTGTAGCAGAAGCAGTCGTTGCAACAGAAATTGCTGTAGCGATTCTTGATAAATTTGATGCAGATGCCTTTGATCGATTAAAAGCAGAAGTTGGTCGTTATCGTACGTATACCCAAGAATTTTAA